A single Vicinamibacteria bacterium DNA region contains:
- a CDS encoding response regulator yields the protein MAFILVVDPDPTVRAIVAEILERAGAVCTLGDNPRQAAHLATIHRPDGVLLSIGPSLEGIEGARAIKAEWPRMVVVLLTGHGEDAYLGSTGKTGADALLPKRALPQTLLATLRRLDGRAFGKLWDGKERRQGHWGARQRPERRRPASPLEGRIAAARFDVRGETSGKRPFPVREPSSGLSRIPFAKPCQLLGVKGRYVAKTCDLSAAGVYVALEPVPDVGENFVISFPLPGRQAQLSVDSVVRWHNARWERRVLDLPPGCGLRFLSLASPDLQQIHTLVSSYVTALPRAPWPHGH from the coding sequence GTGGCCTTTATCCTGGTCGTCGATCCCGATCCAACCGTGAGAGCCATCGTGGCCGAGATCCTCGAGCGTGCGGGTGCGGTGTGCACCCTTGGCGACAACCCCCGTCAGGCAGCCCACCTCGCCACCATCCACCGACCCGACGGAGTGCTCCTGTCGATCGGACCCTCGCTGGAGGGAATCGAGGGCGCCCGCGCGATCAAGGCGGAGTGGCCAAGGATGGTGGTGGTGCTCCTCACCGGCCACGGTGAGGATGCGTACTTGGGCTCGACAGGGAAAACGGGCGCCGACGCGCTCTTGCCCAAACGGGCCCTGCCCCAGACTCTCCTGGCGACCCTCCGCCGCCTCGACGGACGGGCATTTGGAAAGCTGTGGGACGGCAAGGAGCGTCGCCAGGGGCACTGGGGGGCACGGCAACGACCAGAGCGGCGCCGCCCCGCCTCGCCTCTAGAAGGGAGGATCGCGGCCGCTCGCTTCGACGTCCGCGGCGAGACTTCGGGAAAGCGGCCGTTCCCGGTCCGTGAGCCCTCCTCCGGCCTTTCCCGGATCCCGTTCGCGAAGCCGTGCCAACTCCTGGGAGTCAAGGGACGGTACGTCGCCAAGACCTGCGACTTGAGCGCCGCCGGCGTCTACGTAGCCCTCGAACCTGTTCCCGACGTCGGCGAGAACTTCGTCATTTCCTTTCCCCTTCCGGGGCGGCAGGCCCAGCTGTCCGTCGATAGCGTCGTGAGGTGGCACAATGCCCGGTGGGAGCGCAGGGTCCTGGATCTTCCGCCGGGTTGCGGGCTGCGTTTCTTGAGTTTGGCGTCCCCGGACCTTCAGCAGATCCACACCCTCGTCAGCAGCTATGTGACTGCACTCCCGCGGGCCCCCTGGCCGCATGGACATTGA
- a CDS encoding ABC transporter ATP-binding protein, which produces MSTSPQRNGDFGIVVQGVSRDFGAFRALDRVSLAVRRGEIYGLLGPNGSGKSTLIRILCGLLNPTEGEASVDGLDVRKEGEEIRRRIGYVPQRFSLYEDLSVLENLDFFAAVYGLRGARLRERREWAIELTKLEPYRHRLAGQLSGGWKQRLSLAAGLMHEPRVLFLDEPTAGIDPVARRELWNLLFELAAKDVTLVVTTHYMDEAERCGTVGYLYLSHLLISGKPSELVNLPEVTPKGMRRVKAECEGGAAAVMGLARSLPYVEDVTIFGNALHILLDASVPDAQIARDLEASAHASVRVHPIEPALEDVFVRLTKIQAALQNGAPVEKAQ; this is translated from the coding sequence GTGTCCACGAGCCCCCAACGAAACGGCGATTTTGGAATCGTGGTGCAGGGTGTATCCCGCGATTTCGGCGCTTTCCGCGCCCTGGACCGCGTCTCCCTCGCGGTGAGGCGGGGGGAGATCTACGGCCTCCTTGGTCCCAACGGGTCCGGCAAGTCGACGCTCATCCGGATCCTGTGCGGCCTCCTCAATCCCACGGAGGGGGAGGCCAGTGTCGACGGGCTCGATGTCCGGAAGGAGGGGGAGGAGATCCGGCGCCGGATCGGGTACGTGCCCCAGCGGTTCTCCCTCTACGAGGACCTGTCGGTCTTGGAAAACCTCGACTTTTTCGCCGCCGTCTACGGGCTCCGCGGAGCGCGCCTGCGGGAGCGCCGGGAATGGGCCATCGAGCTCACCAAGCTGGAGCCGTACCGGCACCGCTTGGCGGGGCAGCTCTCCGGCGGCTGGAAACAGCGCCTCTCGCTGGCCGCGGGGCTGATGCACGAACCACGGGTTCTCTTCCTGGACGAGCCCACGGCGGGGATCGACCCCGTGGCCCGCCGCGAGCTCTGGAACCTGCTCTTCGAACTGGCGGCGAAAGACGTCACCCTCGTGGTCACGACCCATTACATGGACGAGGCCGAACGGTGCGGAACCGTCGGCTACCTCTACCTCTCCCACCTTCTCATCTCGGGGAAGCCCTCGGAGCTCGTCAACCTGCCCGAGGTCACACCCAAGGGGATGAGGCGCGTAAAGGCTGAGTGTGAGGGGGGTGCGGCTGCGGTCATGGGCCTCGCGCGCTCGCTGCCCTACGTCGAAGACGTGACCATTTTCGGCAATGCCCTGCATATCCTGCTCGACGCCTCCGTACCTGACGCGCAGATCGCCCGGGACCTCGAGGCCAGCGCCCATGCCAGTGTGCGCGTCCATCCCATCGAGCCAGCCCTCGAAGACGTCTTTGTCCGCCTCACGAAGATCCAGGCCGCGCTCCAAAACGGGGCGCCTGTGGAGAAAGCGCAATGA
- a CDS encoding response regulator: protein MLGTVPSRILVIDDDPAVGALYRAALELDGFSVTVTSNGHDGIQQILESRPHLVILDILMPVMDGWEVLGRLRTLEAPPPVIVATAAEVSSRALAAGATAWYSKATSLSLLREACRRLLDGN from the coding sequence ATGCTTGGAACTGTGCCGTCTCGCATACTCGTTATCGATGACGACCCTGCTGTGGGCGCGCTCTATCGCGCCGCCCTCGAGCTCGATGGCTTCTCGGTCACGGTGACCAGCAACGGACATGACGGTATCCAGCAGATCCTCGAGAGTCGCCCTCACCTTGTCATCCTCGACATCTTGATGCCCGTCATGGACGGCTGGGAGGTCCTCGGTCGTCTCCGGACCCTGGAGGCTCCACCGCCGGTCATCGTTGCCACTGCGGCCGAGGTCTCGTCGCGGGCCCTCGCCGCCGGCGCCACGGCTTGGTATTCCAAGGCCACCTCTCTGTCGCTCCTTCGCGAGGCATGTCGACGGCTTCTTGACGGGAATTAG
- a CDS encoding ABC transporter permease codes for MRGFWAVLRKEAIQMVRDRGTMRFALIIPVFQLGLFGLIDTNVRHVPTAIFDQSRTAQSRELIREFVNTSYFDVVGESSSRQALREEIVAGHAQVGIEVPPDYARKRLEGRPADFLVLVDGSDSSVSGQALAAANGLALSQSLDELTRKFGLTGLPLTPSALLLFNPDSRSANLLIPGLVAILLTFSGTVLAAFSIVRERERGTLEQLMVTPVSPLAVVVGKLLPYLALGFVQLILILLLMTWVFRVPIHGDVFLLLGLSLVYLFALLATGLLVSSRANTQMEAMQGAQAFLLPSIMLSGYVFPIASLPRFLQYVSRILPATHFIAIARGIIIRGAGFTDLWPNVAALLGLCTILVGLSTRAFRKTIS; via the coding sequence ATGAGAGGGTTCTGGGCCGTGCTCCGCAAGGAGGCCATCCAGATGGTGCGGGACCGGGGGACGATGCGCTTTGCCCTGATCATCCCCGTCTTCCAGCTCGGCCTTTTCGGACTCATCGACACGAACGTGCGGCACGTGCCGACGGCCATCTTCGACCAGAGCCGCACCGCCCAGAGTCGGGAGCTCATCCGCGAATTCGTCAACACGAGCTATTTCGACGTGGTGGGCGAATCGTCCTCGCGTCAAGCGTTGCGCGAGGAGATCGTGGCCGGCCACGCGCAAGTGGGGATCGAGGTCCCGCCGGACTACGCCCGGAAGCGCCTGGAAGGAAGGCCAGCCGACTTCCTCGTCCTCGTGGATGGCTCCGATTCCTCGGTCTCCGGCCAGGCGCTGGCCGCCGCCAACGGCCTCGCTTTGAGCCAATCCCTGGACGAGCTCACCCGGAAGTTCGGCCTCACGGGACTCCCCCTCACGCCCTCCGCCCTCCTCCTCTTCAACCCGGACTCGAGGAGCGCGAACCTCCTCATTCCCGGGCTCGTGGCCATCCTCCTCACCTTCTCCGGGACCGTCCTCGCCGCCTTCTCCATCGTCCGCGAGCGCGAACGGGGGACGCTGGAGCAGCTCATGGTCACGCCCGTCTCCCCCCTGGCCGTGGTCGTAGGGAAGCTGCTGCCCTACCTGGCCCTGGGTTTCGTCCAGCTGATCCTGATCCTCCTCCTCATGACCTGGGTCTTCCGGGTGCCGATCCACGGCGACGTCTTCCTGCTGTTGGGCCTCTCCCTCGTGTACCTCTTCGCCCTCCTGGCCACCGGCCTCCTGGTCTCTTCTCGGGCCAACACGCAAATGGAGGCGATGCAGGGTGCCCAAGCCTTCCTCCTCCCCTCCATCATGCTCTCCGGCTATGTGTTCCCGATCGCGTCCCTGCCACGCTTCCTGCAATACGTCTCCCGGATCCTTCCCGCCACGCACTTCATCGCGATTGCCCGGGGCATCATCATCAGGGGGGCGGGCTTCACGGACCTCTGGCCGAACGTGGCCGCGCTCCTCGGCCTTTGCACGATCCTGGTCGGCCTCAGCACACGGGCATTTCGCAAGACGATTTCCTGA
- a CDS encoding HlyD family efflux transporter periplasmic adaptor subunit: MRAKVLLPIVAVIVIAGAILWAYPRLLRPSPLILSGTIEARDVQVGSLVGGRILAVHVDEGASVVAGQKLVTLEPDLLDIQIQEQRAQIDQARARLALQLAGPRAEEKARARVDWQNAEAERKRLEALLKKGVVSQEEYDRADATAKMKLELVEENERGSRREDIDAARGSLAQQESHLAYLLRQRKEMVVTAPADGVVQSFSLRPGDLVAANQAVLNLLEMNQLWVRVYVPETQMGLVRMGQEASLAVDTFPRRAFPGKIVEIREKGEYTPRNIQTLDQRTDLVFGVKVSITPTPELKPGMSALVTLKP, from the coding sequence ATGAGAGCTAAGGTCCTCCTCCCCATCGTCGCGGTCATCGTCATCGCGGGGGCGATCCTGTGGGCCTACCCCCGCTTGCTGCGCCCGAGCCCCCTGATCCTTTCGGGAACCATCGAGGCCCGCGACGTCCAGGTGGGCTCCCTGGTGGGGGGGCGTATCCTGGCCGTCCACGTGGACGAAGGGGCCTCCGTGGTCGCCGGCCAGAAGCTCGTGACCCTAGAGCCCGACCTGCTGGACATTCAGATCCAGGAGCAGCGCGCCCAGATCGACCAGGCCCGGGCTCGTCTGGCCCTCCAGCTGGCCGGCCCCCGGGCGGAGGAAAAGGCTCGGGCCCGTGTCGACTGGCAGAACGCCGAAGCGGAGCGCAAACGGCTGGAAGCTCTCCTCAAGAAGGGCGTCGTCTCACAGGAGGAGTACGACCGTGCGGACGCAACGGCCAAGATGAAGCTGGAATTGGTGGAGGAGAACGAGCGCGGCAGCCGCAGGGAGGACATCGATGCCGCGCGCGGCAGTCTAGCCCAGCAGGAGTCGCATCTCGCCTACCTTCTACGCCAGCGAAAGGAGATGGTGGTGACGGCGCCCGCGGACGGCGTCGTCCAATCCTTCAGTCTCCGCCCGGGTGACCTCGTGGCCGCCAACCAGGCGGTGCTCAATCTGCTCGAGATGAACCAGCTCTGGGTGCGGGTGTACGTCCCGGAGACGCAGATGGGTCTGGTCCGAATGGGACAGGAAGCGTCCCTCGCCGTGGACACGTTCCCCCGCCGCGCGTTCCCGGGGAAGATCGTGGAGATTCGAGAGAAAGGGGAGTACACACCGAGGAACATCCAGACCCTGGACCAGAGGACAGACCTTGTCTTCGGCGTGAAAGTGTCCATCACCCCCACCCCCGAACTCAAGCCTGGCATGTCCGCCCTCGTGACGCTCAAACCGTAG